GTCCGTGGGTTCAAGCGGCATAAAGGGTTCTCCCCTCCCTTAGGGCTTGGGGATAGATGGTCATCCAGGCATCCTTGTACCTTTCCAGGTCCTCTGGATGGGCCACCACCAGGTCCACGGCAAAACCCTTGCGTACCTTGGCTAGGGCGAGGTAAAGGGATCGCGCCGCCGAGCGCTTGTCCACTTCCCGAGGCACCACCACGAGAAGGTCGTAGTCGCTTTCCGGGCGGGCCTCCCCCCGGGCCCGGCTGCCGAAGAGGATGATCTTCCGCGCCGGGACGGCTTTGAGGATGGCCTCGAGGACCGGGGCCAGCTCCGGGTACTCCACCCCTTCAGTCTACAAAG
This genomic stretch from Thermus thermamylovorans harbors:
- a CDS encoding nucleotidyltransferase domain-containing protein, encoding MEYPELAPVLEAILKAVPARKIILFGSRARGEARPESDYDLLVVVPREVDKRSAARSLYLALAKVRKGFAVDLVVAHPEDLERYKDAWMTIYPQALREGRTLYAA